The Deltaproteobacteria bacterium genome window below encodes:
- a CDS encoding DUF1732 domain-containing protein: MPVCSMTGFGAASRTWEPAPASRATLEVEARSVNARHLELKIRQPFGARVDHEIRGHVEARLGRGRVDVTVVVRALHASAATDGIAAWGVEPARLDALLSALAQTTAIARERGLELSPPNVLDVLRFASTPTRTTGAEPEPEPPAFLGELVAQALDALAGFRRGEGLALAEVLLGLHDELAASVAAIAAWVRDEGGTQRERLAARLHELCAAAAVAPPDDHRVAQELAILAGKADVSEELARLDMHLARMREVIAAPAATGQGRTLEFVAQELLREVTTIGSKVASHAAAARVIDAKATIERIREQVCNVE, from the coding sequence GTGCCAGTCTGCAGCATGACGGGGTTCGGCGCGGCGTCCCGCACCTGGGAGCCCGCGCCGGCCAGCCGCGCGACGCTCGAGGTCGAGGCGCGCTCCGTGAACGCGCGTCACCTCGAGCTCAAGATCCGGCAGCCGTTCGGGGCCCGCGTCGATCACGAGATCCGCGGCCACGTCGAGGCGCGTCTCGGTCGCGGGCGGGTCGACGTCACCGTGGTGGTGCGCGCGCTGCATGCCAGCGCCGCGACCGACGGCATCGCCGCGTGGGGCGTCGAGCCCGCGCGCCTCGACGCGCTACTGTCGGCGCTCGCGCAGACCACCGCCATCGCGCGTGAACGTGGACTCGAGCTGTCGCCACCCAACGTGTTGGATGTCCTTCGCTTTGCGTCGACGCCGACGCGCACCACCGGGGCCGAGCCCGAGCCCGAACCACCGGCGTTCCTCGGTGAGCTCGTCGCCCAGGCCCTCGATGCGCTCGCAGGCTTCCGGCGCGGCGAGGGCCTGGCGCTCGCGGAGGTGCTGCTGGGCTTGCACGACGAGCTGGCGGCGAGCGTCGCGGCCATCGCGGCGTGGGTGCGCGACGAGGGCGGCACGCAGCGCGAGCGCCTGGCCGCGCGCCTGCACGAGCTGTGTGCCGCCGCCGCGGTCGCGCCCCCCGACGATCACCGCGTGGCGCAGGAGCTCGCGATCCTCGCGGGCAAGGCCGATGTGTCCGAGGAGCTCGCGCGGCTCGACATGCACCTGGCGCGCATGCGCGAGGTCATCGCCGCGCCGGCCGCCACCGGGCAGGGGCGCACGCTCGAGTTCGTGGCCCAGGAGCTGCTGCGTGAGGTCACCACCATCGGCAGCAAGGTCGCGAGCCACGCCGCCGCCGCGCGGGTGATCGACGCCAAGGCGACCATCGAACGCATTCGTGAACAGGTGTGCAATGTCGAGTGA
- a CDS encoding DUF4340 domain-containing protein, producing MKPSTTTWALAAAAIAAVALVRVDPWQRERTEGAYVSNRSVAARLLPELAAGIPEGASIELQRADGSRCSIASHPDAAGLWVWADRELVGPADPDAVDGLWSALAAATSLRAASVSANEAAIGSAGRVRVEDGRGSFELALGARSPDGAGLYAARVGVDDDAVWVVERELGDWVAQDATAWIARRAFVLEPAQVREVTFADARVRRGDDGLWRADNDGRTALLSSTAVDARLGRVLSARMDPLREPLADRSGAPWLTLHTDDGRTLPLWRGEACDAEAERVVIDRGLGRAGCVDARVTAPWPWPGRGDDAPSWIEPRLVPWDYGSVMSIEQHTPTPSRLRRDARGFVIEHDGSAVTTVPEAEVFRWWNALHDARLATDAPQELGTPELDLTFHSDTTAQIRLRCRVLTPPSAWLCARDDEPAFPVRLTDTPAFSASSFGDRQLVSIAAGDLRALELDGPDALRQSVHLDLGVWRLDAPRHPEGDAVLDSERVEALSATIAGARAIAWVTTPSGPPLRTIRAETVARDGRGDALELTLWDGCVVAVDGGRAATVGEGTCASLREDLLIDTPLERVLEDADAVVVHEGDAATSLVRQDGELVREDGAPLGELGASLRRWPMWRAIALRRGRPSDEPRVWLSVAPRSGEPWVLELGTDWARVRGEPWYYAMEN from the coding sequence ATGAAGCCGAGCACGACCACCTGGGCGCTCGCGGCAGCGGCGATCGCAGCGGTCGCGCTCGTGCGCGTGGATCCGTGGCAGCGCGAGCGGACCGAGGGTGCGTACGTGTCGAACCGCAGCGTGGCCGCGCGGCTGCTGCCGGAGCTGGCGGCGGGCATCCCCGAGGGCGCCAGCATCGAGCTGCAGCGGGCCGACGGCAGCCGCTGCAGCATCGCCAGCCACCCCGACGCGGCCGGCCTGTGGGTGTGGGCCGATCGCGAGCTGGTCGGCCCCGCCGACCCCGATGCGGTCGACGGGCTGTGGTCGGCGCTCGCCGCCGCGACGAGCCTGCGCGCCGCCAGTGTCAGCGCGAACGAGGCGGCGATCGGCAGCGCCGGGCGGGTGCGGGTGGAGGACGGCCGCGGCAGCTTCGAGCTCGCGCTGGGCGCCCGCAGCCCCGACGGTGCTGGGCTCTACGCCGCGCGTGTCGGCGTCGACGACGACGCGGTGTGGGTGGTCGAGCGCGAGCTCGGCGACTGGGTCGCCCAGGACGCGACCGCATGGATCGCGCGGCGGGCCTTCGTGCTCGAGCCGGCGCAGGTCCGCGAGGTCACCTTCGCCGACGCGCGCGTGCGCCGGGGCGACGACGGTCTGTGGCGCGCCGACAACGACGGCCGCACGGCGCTGCTGTCGAGCACGGCGGTCGATGCCCGGCTGGGGCGCGTGCTGTCGGCGCGCATGGATCCGCTGCGCGAGCCGCTCGCCGATCGCAGCGGTGCGCCGTGGCTGACCCTGCACACCGACGACGGCCGCACACTGCCGCTGTGGCGCGGCGAGGCCTGCGACGCCGAAGCTGAGCGCGTCGTGATCGATCGCGGTCTTGGTCGCGCGGGCTGTGTCGACGCGCGGGTCACCGCGCCGTGGCCGTGGCCCGGCCGCGGCGACGATGCGCCGTCGTGGATCGAGCCCCGCTTGGTGCCGTGGGACTACGGCAGCGTGATGTCGATCGAGCAGCACACGCCGACGCCGTCGCGTCTGCGCCGCGACGCGAGAGGCTTCGTCATCGAGCACGACGGCAGCGCGGTGACCACGGTGCCCGAGGCCGAGGTGTTCCGCTGGTGGAACGCGCTGCACGACGCACGGCTCGCGACCGACGCGCCGCAGGAGCTCGGCACGCCCGAGCTCGATCTCACGTTCCACAGCGACACCACCGCGCAGATCCGGCTGCGCTGCCGCGTGCTGACGCCACCGTCGGCGTGGCTGTGCGCGCGAGACGACGAGCCCGCGTTCCCGGTGCGGCTGACCGACACGCCGGCGTTCTCGGCCAGCTCGTTCGGCGATCGCCAGCTGGTGTCGATCGCCGCCGGGGACCTGCGTGCGCTCGAACTCGACGGCCCCGACGCGCTGCGGCAGAGCGTGCACCTCGACCTCGGGGTCTGGCGGCTCGACGCGCCGCGGCACCCCGAGGGCGATGCGGTGCTGGATTCCGAGCGGGTCGAGGCGTTGTCGGCGACCATCGCCGGAGCCCGCGCGATCGCGTGGGTGACGACCCCGAGCGGCCCGCCGCTGCGGACGATCCGCGCCGAGACCGTGGCCCGCGACGGCCGCGGCGACGCGCTCGAGCTGACGCTGTGGGACGGCTGCGTGGTCGCGGTCGATGGCGGCCGCGCGGCCACGGTGGGCGAGGGCACCTGCGCATCGCTGCGCGAGGACCTGCTCATCGACACGCCGCTCGAGCGCGTGCTCGAGGACGCCGACGCCGTCGTCGTGCACGAGGGCGACGCCGCCACGTCGCTGGTGCGCCAGGATGGCGAGCTGGTGCGGGAGGACGGTGCGCCGCTCGGTGAGCTGGGCGCAAGCCTGCGGCGCTGGCCGATGTGGCGGGCGATCGCGCTGCGCCGCGGCCGTCCGTCGGACGAGCCGCGCGTGTGGCTGTCGGTGGCCCCGCGCAGCGGCGAGCCGTGGGTGCTCGAGCTGGGTACCGACTGGGCCCGCGTCCGCGGCGAGCCGTGGTACTACGCGATGGAGAATTGA
- a CDS encoding Gldg family protein produces the protein MSPLARARAWTRGTLAIASRELLSLFVTPLGYVVATLFLLQQGYDFALLLRVLNDPLAAPGPVMQFYFGGSFFIFWLPVVAICSAVAMRLVAEERRQGTLEAVLTAPVQPSQFALGKFIAAFAFYAALWLPTAVFYLLLRGAAVEVDVGPIAAGYLGTALVGASFLAIGLVASAAARSQLSAAIATFVVCSLVLMLGLLAPEVESPTLAAWLEQTSLLAMMQDLAQGIVDGRWLWLHGAIVVLGVWAAALLVDPRRDLERVLQWGLGAIVVVHVAWWGARHATRDDWTGGQVYALSERAREQLEGIAQPVEVRTMIPPLGGGGRPNPLAGELREVLRRMAEVSPQLRVTEIDPDRDRQEAEQLVAQYGLSGRDLADGVVLVQSGVGTALRRTQIMPDELVVWATGADVQQTGPRVEEFRGEEALLGAFAQVQDARETHACVTQGHGEPAIDGLEPYGGIAHFADLLRARDIEVQIADLDGHDGLASCDLVIVAGPSGQLPVAHVDAITRYADGGGDLLVLAGAVMLPGQDRLARHGLEPLLARWGLALGERVVVDPHAMPGGTPLLAFTLVEGWGDHPIVRALVGRAASLMLVRELELGASEGEPPVALLSVGEDGWAESDLAGLARGVVPERGPGDREGPVVVAAAGVRGGSKLVLVASDQFVLNAFLRDDVVYDHGRDLVRNAIGWLTDRARLLGIEARPREHVKLVLLPAQLERMTWVCLLGLPGFAVAMGLWMLWRRRR, from the coding sequence ATGAGTCCGCTCGCGCGGGCGCGGGCGTGGACGCGCGGCACGCTGGCGATCGCGTCGCGCGAGCTGCTGTCGCTGTTCGTGACGCCGCTCGGCTACGTGGTCGCGACGCTGTTCCTGCTGCAGCAGGGCTACGACTTCGCGCTGCTGCTGCGCGTGCTCAACGACCCGCTGGCGGCGCCCGGGCCGGTGATGCAGTTCTACTTCGGCGGCAGCTTCTTCATCTTCTGGCTGCCGGTGGTCGCGATCTGCTCGGCGGTCGCGATGCGTCTGGTCGCCGAGGAGCGCCGCCAGGGCACGCTCGAGGCGGTCCTCACCGCGCCGGTGCAGCCGAGCCAGTTCGCGCTCGGCAAGTTCATCGCTGCGTTCGCGTTCTATGCCGCGCTGTGGCTGCCGACCGCCGTGTTCTACCTGCTGCTGCGCGGCGCCGCGGTCGAGGTCGACGTCGGGCCGATCGCGGCGGGTTACCTCGGCACCGCGCTGGTGGGCGCGAGCTTCCTGGCGATCGGGCTGGTCGCGAGCGCGGCCGCGCGGTCGCAGCTGTCGGCCGCGATCGCCACCTTCGTGGTGTGCTCGCTGGTGCTGATGCTGGGGCTGCTGGCGCCCGAGGTCGAGTCGCCCACCCTGGCCGCATGGCTCGAGCAGACCAGCCTGCTGGCGATGATGCAGGACCTCGCGCAGGGGATCGTCGACGGCCGCTGGCTGTGGCTGCACGGCGCGATCGTGGTGCTCGGGGTGTGGGCGGCCGCGTTGCTGGTCGATCCGCGTCGCGATCTCGAGCGGGTGCTGCAGTGGGGGCTCGGTGCGATCGTGGTGGTCCACGTCGCGTGGTGGGGCGCGCGACATGCCACGCGTGACGACTGGACCGGCGGGCAGGTCTACGCGCTCTCGGAGCGGGCGCGCGAGCAGCTCGAGGGCATCGCGCAGCCGGTCGAGGTGCGTACGATGATCCCGCCGCTCGGCGGCGGCGGTCGACCCAACCCGCTGGCCGGCGAACTGCGCGAGGTGCTGCGACGCATGGCCGAGGTCTCGCCGCAGCTGCGCGTGACCGAGATCGATCCCGATCGCGATCGGCAGGAGGCCGAGCAGCTGGTGGCGCAGTACGGGCTCTCTGGGCGCGACCTCGCCGACGGCGTGGTGTTGGTGCAGTCGGGGGTCGGCACCGCGTTGCGGCGCACGCAGATCATGCCCGACGAGCTGGTGGTGTGGGCGACCGGCGCCGACGTGCAGCAGACCGGACCGCGGGTCGAGGAGTTCCGCGGCGAGGAGGCGCTGCTGGGGGCCTTCGCGCAGGTGCAGGACGCCCGCGAGACCCACGCGTGCGTGACCCAGGGCCACGGCGAGCCGGCGATCGACGGGCTCGAGCCCTACGGTGGCATCGCCCACTTCGCCGACCTCCTGCGCGCGCGCGACATCGAGGTGCAGATCGCCGATCTCGACGGCCACGACGGCCTGGCCAGCTGCGACCTGGTGATCGTCGCGGGCCCCTCGGGCCAGCTGCCGGTGGCCCACGTCGATGCGATCACGCGCTACGCCGACGGCGGTGGTGATCTGCTGGTGCTGGCCGGTGCGGTGATGCTGCCGGGGCAGGACCGGCTGGCGCGCCACGGGCTCGAGCCGCTGCTGGCGCGCTGGGGGCTCGCGCTCGGCGAGCGCGTGGTCGTCGATCCGCACGCGATGCCCGGCGGCACGCCGCTGCTGGCGTTCACGCTGGTCGAAGGCTGGGGCGACCACCCGATCGTGCGCGCGCTGGTCGGTCGCGCCGCGAGCCTGATGCTGGTCCGCGAGCTCGAGCTCGGCGCCAGCGAGGGCGAGCCGCCGGTCGCGTTGCTGTCGGTCGGCGAGGACGGCTGGGCCGAGTCGGACCTCGCGGGGCTCGCCCGCGGCGTGGTCCCCGAGCGCGGTCCGGGCGATCGCGAGGGGCCGGTGGTGGTCGCGGCGGCCGGCGTGCGCGGCGGTTCGAAGCTGGTGCTCGTGGCCTCCGACCAGTTCGTGCTCAACGCATTCCTGCGCGACGACGTCGTCTACGATCACGGCCGCGATCTCGTGCGCAACGCGATCGGCTGGCTGACCGATCGCGCGCGGTTGCTGGGCATCGAGGCCCGCCCGCGCGAGCACGTGAAGCTGGTGCTGTTGCCGGCACAGCTCGAACGCATGACGTGGGTGTGTCTGCTGGGCCTGCCGGGCTTCGCGGTCGCGATGGGCCTGTGGATGCTGTGGAGGCGGCGGCGATGA
- a CDS encoding ABC transporter ATP-binding protein — protein MSPRAPASLRIEHLTHRYPGAARAALDDVACAIAAGQRVGLLGPNGAGKSTLMRILCGFLPVRWPAAQVEVGGLDVRTDSLAVRRATGYMPELVPLYPELRCREQLRFRAQIKGLPTARVAAEIDRVAAATGLTDVLATPVGKLSRGYRQRVGIADALLGSPPLLVLDEPTVGLDPNQIREIRAMLRELGGAQTLVFSSHILAEVETLCDRVVILAHGRVVLDAAMDEALAANELHVELACDRARAEAIVAAACDAVGHAGATPSLVPVPAGEGGTALRIELAADDDRTVVALRHAVGAASLAAAVAVRALVPGRTRLEARFAEVTGGQRA, from the coding sequence ATGTCCCCCCGCGCGCCCGCTTCGCTACGCATCGAGCACCTGACGCATCGCTACCCCGGCGCCGCCCGGGCCGCGCTCGACGACGTGGCCTGTGCGATCGCAGCCGGTCAGCGGGTCGGCCTGCTCGGTCCCAACGGCGCCGGCAAGAGCACGCTGATGCGGATCCTCTGCGGCTTCCTGCCGGTGCGCTGGCCGGCCGCGCAGGTCGAGGTCGGCGGCCTCGATGTGCGCACCGACTCGCTCGCGGTGCGCCGCGCCACCGGCTACATGCCCGAGCTGGTGCCGCTCTACCCCGAGCTGCGCTGCCGTGAGCAGCTGCGATTCCGCGCGCAGATCAAAGGCCTGCCCACCGCCCGGGTCGCGGCCGAGATCGACCGCGTGGCGGCGGCCACCGGGCTCACCGACGTGCTCGCGACCCCGGTCGGCAAGCTCTCGCGCGGCTACCGTCAGCGGGTCGGCATCGCCGACGCGCTGCTGGGCTCGCCGCCGCTGTTGGTGCTCGACGAGCCGACCGTCGGGCTCGATCCCAACCAGATCCGAGAGATCCGCGCGATGCTCCGCGAGCTCGGCGGCGCGCAGACGCTGGTGTTCAGCTCGCACATCCTCGCCGAGGTCGAGACGTTGTGCGATCGCGTGGTGATCCTCGCCCACGGCCGCGTGGTGCTCGACGCGGCGATGGACGAGGCACTCGCGGCCAACGAGCTGCACGTGGAGCTGGCCTGCGATCGCGCCCGCGCCGAGGCCATCGTCGCGGCGGCCTGCGACGCGGTCGGCCACGCCGGGGCGACGCCGAGCCTGGTGCCGGTGCCGGCCGGCGAGGGCGGCACCGCGCTGCGGATCGAGCTCGCCGCCGACGATGATCGCACCGTGGTGGCGCTGCGGCACGCCGTCGGTGCGGCATCGCTGGCCGCCGCGGTGGCCGTGCGCGCGCTGGTGCCGGGCCGCACGCGACTCGAGGCCCGCTTCGCCGAGGTCACCGGGGGACAGCGCGCATGA
- a CDS encoding HEAT repeat domain-containing protein gives MNDDVRTRLRTNPTLASYTSARGCGNLAVMIPASSRTGTSRPAGAHTTIDGAWWAGLVSVSRSAARSGGARGYGRRLACALVLALAGVHAGGLACGGEPSGSMTPLPAPPPPAALDDDALASRYAELKRGFDADPEHFGGAAGSKEFTEITSELRKLGAQAHDVHLQANAALLLGAMHQERGHAAEAAGAYRRATELVGDDAGPHMALARALLQTQDYAAAEAAQRRAIELDPDNLEQYLALGEILVKAGKQDASAKAYADYEVRRAGLIDGLTLRRDGAYIVGTQERVACAQALASASDVGTAFALLYALQSEPDAAVRAAIATTMGIHRLAGYKPRLTTVLAAETSPEVREAIAWALGEIDRDPVDTKLDGPPPAGTPGTAAPGKPAGDAKPAPDGPPVPAGDAKPASRGGEGGGGDAARGTDPVPAPAPAPAPDSAPDAAPDAAPDPRRQAP, from the coding sequence ATGAACGACGACGTACGCACGCGACTCCGAACAAACCCGACATTGGCATCGTACACGTCCGCGCGCGGCTGTGGCAACCTGGCGGTGATGATTCCTGCGTCGTCTCGCACCGGGACCTCGCGGCCCGCGGGGGCCCACACCACGATCGATGGTGCATGGTGGGCGGGGTTGGTTTCCGTGTCGCGGTCGGCCGCTCGCAGCGGCGGTGCGCGTGGGTACGGGCGTCGGCTCGCTTGCGCGCTGGTCCTCGCGCTCGCGGGGGTCCACGCGGGTGGGCTCGCATGCGGCGGTGAACCCAGCGGCTCGATGACACCGCTGCCCGCACCGCCGCCACCGGCGGCGTTGGACGACGACGCGTTGGCGAGCCGCTACGCCGAGCTCAAGCGCGGCTTCGATGCCGACCCCGAGCACTTCGGTGGCGCGGCCGGCTCGAAGGAGTTCACCGAGATCACGTCGGAGTTGCGCAAGCTGGGGGCGCAGGCGCACGACGTGCATCTGCAGGCCAACGCCGCGCTGTTGCTGGGTGCGATGCACCAGGAGCGTGGCCACGCGGCCGAAGCTGCGGGCGCGTACCGACGCGCGACCGAGCTGGTCGGCGACGACGCGGGGCCCCACATGGCGCTCGCGCGGGCGCTGTTGCAGACGCAGGACTACGCCGCCGCCGAGGCGGCGCAGCGTCGTGCGATCGAGCTCGACCCCGACAACCTCGAGCAATACCTCGCGCTCGGCGAGATCCTCGTGAAGGCCGGCAAGCAGGACGCCAGTGCCAAGGCCTACGCCGATTACGAAGTGCGGCGCGCCGGACTCATCGATGGCCTCACCCTGCGGCGTGATGGCGCGTACATCGTGGGCACGCAGGAGCGGGTCGCGTGTGCACAGGCATTGGCATCGGCGAGCGATGTCGGCACCGCGTTCGCGCTGCTGTACGCGCTCCAGAGCGAACCCGACGCGGCGGTGCGGGCCGCCATCGCCACCACGATGGGCATCCACCGGCTCGCCGGCTACAAGCCCCGACTGACCACGGTGCTGGCGGCCGAGACCTCGCCCGAGGTCCGCGAGGCGATCGCGTGGGCGCTCGGTGAGATCGACCGCGACCCGGTCGACACCAAGCTCGACGGGCCGCCGCCGGCCGGCACGCCCGGCACTGCGGCGCCGGGCAAGCCCGCGGGCGACGCGAAGCCGGCGCCCGACGGCCCGCCGGTGCCGGCGGGCGACGCGAAGCCGGCGTCGCGGGGCGGCGAGGGTGGTGGCGGCGACGCGGCGCGTGGTACCGATCCGGTTCCCGCTCCGGCTCCTGCTCCGGCTCCCGATTCGGCTCCCGATGCCGCTCCCGATGCCGCTCCCGATCCGCGGCGCCAAGCACCGTAG
- a CDS encoding MBL fold metallo-hydrolase: MLLQQLFEPLSSTYTYLLADPIGGVAALVDPVLETVDRDLALLQSLGLRLTHTIETHVHADHLTSARKLRHLTGARVVAPALDALPCADIGVRDGETLQLGTIAIVPRFTPGHTDTHHAYVIAGGMVPCVLTGDALLIDGCGRTDFQGGDARTLYRSITQVLFALPPDTLVYPGHDYQGRRVSTIAQERDRNPRLAGKDEDAFVEIMAALQLPYPRKMPYAVPGNRMCGECPPDVPDELRSPCELGDQG; this comes from the coding sequence ATGCTGCTGCAACAGCTCTTCGAGCCGCTCTCGAGCACGTACACGTACCTGCTGGCCGATCCCATCGGTGGCGTCGCGGCGCTGGTGGACCCGGTGCTCGAGACCGTCGATCGCGACCTCGCGCTGCTGCAGTCGCTGGGCCTGCGGCTCACGCACACGATCGAGACCCACGTGCACGCGGACCACCTGACGTCGGCCCGCAAGCTGCGGCACCTCACCGGCGCGCGGGTGGTCGCGCCGGCACTCGACGCCCTGCCCTGCGCCGACATCGGTGTGCGCGACGGCGAGACCCTCCAGCTCGGGACGATCGCAATCGTGCCCCGCTTCACGCCCGGGCACACCGACACGCACCACGCATACGTCATCGCCGGCGGCATGGTTCCGTGCGTCCTGACCGGCGACGCACTGCTCATCGACGGCTGCGGTCGCACCGACTTCCAGGGCGGCGACGCGCGCACGCTCTACCGCTCGATCACGCAGGTCTTGTTCGCGCTGCCGCCCGATACGTTGGTCTATCCCGGCCACGACTACCAGGGACGCCGGGTCTCGACCATCGCGCAGGAGCGCGATCGCAACCCCCGACTCGCCGGCAAGGACGAGGACGCGTTCGTGGAGATCATGGCGGCGCTGCAGCTGCCCTACCCGCGCAAGATGCCCTACGCCGTGCCGGGCAACCGCATGTGTGGCGAGTGCCCGCCGGATGTGCCCGACGAGCTGCGATCGCCGTGCGAGCTCGGCGATCAGGGCTGA
- a CDS encoding NAD(P)H-hydrate dehydratase, giving the protein MSGLPLWDAATAAAVDRHSMGAAVGMPSPVLMERAALACAHELVALRAGSGLPVVAVCGPGNNGGDGLAIARILHGWGLPVSWFDAAGGGNEARTQQRTLATACGVPECAALPRAAVMVDACLGTGSRGAPHGRIADAIAAMHGCRGPRLAVDLPSGVDCDDGSIAGVAVRADVTVTFGASKLGLHVTPGRDHAGRVVVADIGLRAAADMPAIATLLAGPSIAAALAGAPTPRHKGERGHLGLLGGAAETPGAVLLAATAGFRAGAGLVTVACDDAALRAAVIAARPEIMLAPRRLPAVPAAEVLVVGCGLTDAAAIAGLDASFTDDPRPAVWDASALQQLRCGTAPAGARVLTPHPGEAARMLASLEPDAGWTPQRVQASRIDAVRRLARATASTVVLKGAGTLVADPDRLAIASLGDAALATAGSGDALAGIIAARLVHAVDAFTAACEGVMIHAAAGCVAGRRHANTMAGDVVAAIDEARSFLASAAAHAALPSLRLA; this is encoded by the coding sequence GTGAGCGGGCTGCCATTGTGGGACGCCGCGACCGCAGCGGCGGTCGATCGCCACAGCATGGGCGCCGCGGTGGGCATGCCCTCGCCGGTGCTGATGGAGCGCGCGGCCCTGGCCTGCGCCCACGAGCTGGTGGCGCTGAGGGCCGGCTCGGGCCTGCCCGTCGTCGCGGTGTGCGGCCCCGGCAACAACGGCGGCGACGGCCTCGCGATCGCCCGCATCCTGCACGGCTGGGGATTGCCGGTGTCGTGGTTCGACGCCGCCGGCGGCGGCAACGAGGCCCGCACGCAGCAGCGCACGCTGGCGACGGCGTGCGGCGTGCCCGAGTGCGCCGCGCTGCCGCGCGCGGCGGTGATGGTGGACGCGTGCCTGGGCACCGGCAGCCGCGGAGCCCCGCACGGCCGCATCGCCGACGCGATCGCAGCGATGCACGGCTGCCGCGGCCCGAGACTCGCGGTCGACCTGCCGAGCGGGGTCGACTGCGACGATGGTTCGATCGCCGGCGTGGCGGTGCGGGCCGACGTCACGGTCACCTTCGGTGCCAGCAAGCTCGGCCTGCACGTCACGCCCGGGCGCGATCACGCCGGCCGTGTCGTGGTGGCGGACATCGGCCTGCGCGCCGCGGCCGACATGCCTGCGATCGCGACGTTGTTGGCCGGCCCGTCCATCGCTGCGGCGCTCGCCGGGGCCCCGACGCCGCGACACAAGGGTGAGCGCGGGCACCTGGGGCTGCTCGGCGGCGCCGCCGAGACGCCCGGTGCGGTGTTGCTGGCCGCGACCGCGGGCTTCCGGGCGGGCGCCGGCTTGGTCACGGTCGCGTGCGACGACGCGGCCCTGCGCGCGGCGGTGATCGCCGCGCGTCCCGAGATCATGCTCGCGCCGCGGCGGCTGCCGGCGGTGCCGGCCGCCGAGGTGTTGGTGGTCGGCTGCGGCCTCACCGACGCGGCCGCGATCGCAGGCCTCGACGCATCGTTCACCGACGATCCAAGGCCGGCGGTTTGGGACGCCAGCGCGCTGCAGCAGCTGCGTTGCGGCACTGCGCCGGCGGGCGCCCGCGTGCTCACGCCGCACCCCGGCGAGGCCGCGCGCATGCTGGCGAGCCTCGAGCCCGACGCCGGCTGGACGCCGCAGCGCGTCCAGGCCTCGCGCATCGACGCGGTCCGCCGACTCGCGCGGGCGACCGCCAGCACCGTCGTGCTCAAGGGTGCCGGCACCCTGGTCGCCGATCCCGATCGTCTCGCGATCGCGTCGCTCGGCGACGCTGCGCTCGCGACCGCCGGCTCGGGCGACGCGCTGGCCGGCATCATCGCCGCGCGCCTCGTGCACGCCGTCGATGCCTTCACGGCCGCCTGCGAGGGCGTGATGATCCATGCCGCCGCCGGCTGCGTGGCGGGGCGACGTCACGCCAACACGATGGCGGGCGACGTGGTCGCGGCGATCGACGAGGCGCGGTCGTTCCTGGCGTCGGCGGCCGCCCACGCCGCGCTGCCGTCGCTGCGCCTGGCGTAG
- a CDS encoding holo-ACP synthase: MTAAVERHGDRFLRKVFTDAEIDYALARRNRDETLAARFAAKEACSKSLGAPKGIGWHDVEVTPARSGEHGPQVVLRGRALEVASARGITRVMLTITHAAGIAAAVAIAVDE, from the coding sequence ATGACCGCCGCGGTCGAGCGCCACGGCGACCGATTCCTGCGCAAGGTCTTCACCGACGCGGAGATCGACTACGCGCTGGCCCGACGCAACCGCGACGAGACCCTCGCGGCCCGCTTCGCCGCGAAGGAGGCCTGCAGCAAGTCGCTCGGTGCCCCCAAGGGCATCGGCTGGCACGACGTCGAGGTGACCCCGGCGCGCAGCGGCGAGCACGGGCCACAGGTGGTGCTGCGGGGACGCGCGCTCGAGGTTGCCAGCGCCCGCGGCATCACCCGCGTGATGCTCACCATCACCCACGCCGCCGGCATCGCGGCCGCGGTGGCGATCGCGGTGGACGAGTGA